Proteins from a genomic interval of Medicago truncatula cultivar Jemalong A17 chromosome 3, MtrunA17r5.0-ANR, whole genome shotgun sequence:
- the LOC11419603 gene encoding zinc finger CCCH domain-containing protein 30, with translation MCGGPDKSKSIATSSSSSSSAAEGSNTVEDMKNLTVRTDDSFSSLLEHASNNDFEDFKVALDSDASLINEVGFWYVRQKGSNQIVLEHRTPLMVAASYGSIDILKLILSYPEADVNFSCGTDKSTALHCAASSGSVNAVDAIKLLLSAGADINSVDANGKRPVDVIVVPIVVPHKLEGVKTILEELLSDSASEGSVDDCSLPLSLISSSPGSSAPLSSAENGSPSSPVAPKFTDTAVNSTSEKKEYPVDPSLPDIKNSMYATDEFRMYSFKVRPCSRAYSHDWTECPFVHPGENARRRDPRKFHYSCVPCPDFRKGACRRSDMCEYAHGVFECWLHPAQYRTRLCKDGMGCNRRVCFFAHSPEELRPLYVSTGSAVPSPRSAASTANVMDMAAAMSLFPGSPSSISLMSQSPFAQPPLSPSANGNNAWPQPNVPALHLPGSINQTSRLRSSLSARDMPHDDFNNMLQDFDGQQQILNDLSCFSQPRPGAISVGRSGRPKTLTPSNLDDLFCAEIASSPRYSDPAAASVFSPTHKSAVFNQFQQLQSSLSPINTNVMSPTNVEHPLFHQASYGLSSPGRMSPRSMEALSPMSSRLSAFAQREKQQQQQQQLRSLSSRELGANNPLSAVGSPVNSWSKWGSSPIGKADWSVNPNDFGQTQRSTSFEHGNNGEEPDVGWVHSLVKDPTPEKKEKLAGSGPIPSVEKNPNPQADGIDHSVLGAWLEQLQLDQLVV, from the coding sequence ATGTGCGGTGGACCTGACAAATCAAAATCTATTGCAACGtcatcatcttcctcttcatctGCGGCTGAAGGTTCAAATACTGTCGAAGACATGAAAAATCTAACTGTTCGTACTGATGATTCTTTTTCCAGCTTACTTGAACATGCTTCTAACAATGATTTTGAAGATTTCAAGGTAGCTCTAGATAGTGATGCTTCACTTATTAATGAAGTTGGCTTCTGGTATGTCCGTCAAAAGGGATCTAACCAAATTGTTCTTGAGCACCGAACCCCTTTAATGGTGGCTGCTTCCTATGGGAGTATTGATATTCTAAAGCTTATACTCTCATATCCCGAGGCTGATGTTAATTTCTCCTGTGGAACTGATAAAAGCACTGCTCTTCACTGTGCTGCCTCAAGTGGTTCAGTTAATGCTGTTGATGCTATAAAATTGCTTTTATCAGCTGGTGCTGATATCAATTCTGTGGATGCTAATGGGAAACGCCCTGTGGATGTTATCGTTGTTCCTATTGTTGTTCCTCATAAGCTCGAAGGTGTTAAAACAATTCTTGAAGAACTTCTCTCAGACAGTGCTTCTGAAGGATCTGTGGATGATTGCTCTCTTCCCCTGTCTCTTATTTCATCGAGTCCTGGTTCATCTGCCCCTTTATCATCTGCTGAAAATGGATCTCCATCCTCTCCTGTGGCTCCCAAGTTTACAGATACAGCTGTTAATTCTACATcagaaaagaaagagtatccAGTTGACCCATCTCTTCCTGACATAAAAAACAGCATGTATGCCACAGATGAATTCCGCATGTATTCATTCAAGGTTCGTCCTTGTTCTCGTGCATACTCTCATGATTGGACTGAGTGTCCTTTTGTGCATCCTGGAGAGAATGCTCGAAGGAGAGACCCTAGAAAGTTTCACTACAGCTGTGTGCCATGCCCTGATTTTAGGAAAGGGGCTTGCCGACGTTCGGATATGTGTGAATATGCTCATGGAGTATTCGAGTGCTGGCTACACCCAGCTCAGTATCGGACAAGGCTGTGCAAAGACGGTATGGGTTGTAACCGAAGGGTGTGCTTCTTCGCTCACTCACCTGAAGAGCTGCGTCCGCTGTATGTGTCCACTGGTTCTGCTGTTCCTTCACCCCGATCAGCTGCTTCTACTGCTAATGTCATGGACATGGCTGCTGCTATGAGCCTTTTCCCTGGTTCACCATCATCAATCTCTTTGATGTCTCAATCACCCTTTGCACAGCCTCCTCTATCTCCATCTGCAAATGGCAATAATGCTTGGCCACAGCCCAATGTGCCAGCTCTTCATTTACCAGGAAGCATTAATCAAACTAGTCGTTTGAGATCTTCTCTTAGTGCCCGTGATATGCCACACGACGACTTCAACAATATGTTGCAAGACTTTGATGGGCAGCAGCAGATACTAAATGACTTGAGCTGTTTCTCACAGCCCCGTCCTGGTGCTATTTCAGTTGGTCGATCTGGCCGCCCTAAAACACTAACTCCCTCAAATCTGGATGATCTTTTTTGTGCTGAGATTGCTTCATCTCCTAGGTATTCCGACCCCGCTGCGGCTTCTGTATTTTCCCCAACACACAAATCTGCTGTCTTCAACCAGTTTCAACAGCTTCAAAGCTCCTTATCACCCATCAACACAAATGTCATGTCTCCTACAAACGTAGAGCATCCCCTGTTCCACCAGGCTTCATATGGTCTCTCTTCTCCTGGAAGGATGTCACCAAGAAGTATGGAAGCCCTATCTCCAATGAGTTCTCGGCTGTCAGCTTTTGCTCAGCGTGAgaaacaacagcagcagcagcaacagcTGCGTAGCCTCAGCTCAAGAGAACTCGGTGCTAACAATCCTCTCTCAGCTGTTGGGTCCCCTGTTAACTCCTGGTCCAAGTGGGGATCATCCCCTATTGGAAAAGCTGATTGGTCGGTAAATCCAAATGACTTCGGTCAAACACAGAGATCAACTTCTTTTGAGCATGGAAACAATGGAGAAGAGCCTGATGTAGGTTGGGTCCATTCCCTTGTCAAGGATCCCACACCTGAGAAGAAAGAGAAGCTTGCAGGTTCCGGCCCAATTCCATCCGTTGAAAAGAATCCCAATCCTCAAGCGGACGGCATTGATCACTCTGTTTTGGGAGCTTGGCTCGAGCAACTGCAGCTGGATCAACTTGTAGTCTAG
- the LOC11431056 gene encoding F-box protein SKIP23 has product MADWSHLPSELLQLISQKLDTVLCLLRFRSVCSTWRSSSIPNHKHKNSSPLNIPQFPEPNFDPFNIRNIIKSKYITSRLITHTIFLIKPPQHQPSLNPWLIRIGPDFKGKTQLWHPFSSGQNLSSDFNNVLDFNKLSFRVLGCMSYFYLHHLIGGYQSSFIHCVAAVCRGEQPPVVVTCGEFTHCDINQGMMMFRCGDDSWTTIPNMSNSHGGNVCVFKGRPCVVDKTGRTFMIGPDLTTHLIAEPVFGGKSKFLVESSEFELLLVDRYENYRVPVWIDVFRLDEKEKRWVKLANLGDKVLFLGNGYSFSASASELGFANGNCVIYSKSYGFHDLNIRKCKMSVFHLDQGQASPLSDYPEYFKLFWPPPEWIAKLCS; this is encoded by the coding sequence ATGGCAGATTGGTCTCACCTTCCTTCAGAACTTCTTCAACTaatttcacaaaaactcgacaCTGTACTTTGCCTCCTTCGCTTTCGTTCTGTATGTTCAACATGGCGTTCTTCTTCAATCCCTAACCACAAACACAAAAACTCTTCACCCTTGAACATTCCACAATTCCCAGAACCCAACTTTGACCCATTCAATATTCGTAATATTATAAAAAGCAAATATATTACCAGCCGCCTCATCACACACACCATCTTTCTCATCAAACCACCACAACACCAACCATCTCTCAACCCTTGGTTGATCAGAATCGGTCCTGATTTCAAAGGTAAAACTCAACTCTGGCATCCTTTCTCATCTGGACAAAATTTATCTTCAGATTTCAATAATGTGCTTGACTTTAACAAACTCTCGTTTCGAGTTCTCGGTTGCATGTCCTACTTCTACTTACACCACCTGATCGGAGGATATCAGAGTTCCTTTATCCATTGTGTTGCTGCCGTGTGTCGGGGGGAACAACCTCCTGTTGTCGTCACTTGTGGTGAGTTCACTCATTGTGATATCAATCAGGGGATGATGATGTTTCGTTGTGGGGACGATAGTTGGACTACCATCCCCAACATGTCAAACTCCCATGGAGGAAATGTTTGTGTTTTTAAAGGGCGGCCTTGTGTTGTAGACAAAACTGGTCGGACTTTCATGATTGGACCGGATTTAACCACTCATTTGATCGCTGAGCCGGTGTTTGGTGGGAAAAGTAAAttcttggtcgagagtagtgaGTTTGAGTTGTTGCTGGTGGATAGATATGAAAATTATCGTGTTCCTGTATGGATTGATGTGTTTAGGCTTgatgagaaagagaaaaggtGGGTCAAGTTGGCGAATTTAGGAGATAAGGTTTTGTTCTTGGGGAATGGATATTCGTTTTCTGCTTCTGCTTCCGAGTTGGGTTTTGCCAATGGGAATTGTGTCATCTATAGTAAATCTTATGGCTTCCACGATCTTAATATCAGGAAATGTAAAATGAGTGTTTTTCACTTGGATCAAGGTCAGGCTTCACCTTTGTCGGATTATCCTGAATATTTCAAGTTGTTCTGGCCACCTCCAGAGTGGATTGCCAAGTTGTGTTCGTGA
- the LOC11446773 gene encoding F-box protein SKIP23, translated as MAADWSHLPSELLQLISQKLDNELCLLHFRSVCSTWRSSSIPNLKHKNPLPLNLPPFSQSNPFFNILNSKYTTSHLIKHTFFLIKPPQQQPSLNPWLIRIGPDVYGKPQLWHPFSSNQLLSSDFNNVLDFNKLSLRILGCMSYMHLLIGGDASFFSFYVAAVCHREHRPVIVTLKSDFSLEPMMFCCGDDSWTMIPNMPTSHGGNACVFKGWPCVVDKAGRTVMIGPDLTTHLIAEPVFGGQNKFLVESSEFELLLVDRYENYCVPVWIDVFRLDEKEKRWVKLTNLGDKVLFLGNGCSFSASASELGFANGNCVIYSTSYSFHGLNIRKCKMSVFHLDQGQASPLSDYPEYFKLFWPPPAWVTDLHL; from the coding sequence ATGGCTGCAGATTGGTCTCACCTTCCTTCAGAACTTCTTCAACTAATTTCACAAAAACTTGATAATGAACTTTGTCTCCTTCACTTTCGTTCTGTATGTTCAACATGGCGTTCTTCTTCAATCCCTAACCTCAAACACAAAAACCCTTTACCCTTAAACCTTCCACCGTTCTCACAATCCAACCCATTCTTCAATATTCTAAACAGCAAATATACTACCAGCCACCTCATCAAACACACCTTCTTTCTCATCAaaccaccacaacaacaaccatcTCTCAACCCTTGGCTGATCAGAATCGGTCCTGATGTATACGGTAAACCTCAACTCTGGCATCCTTTCTCATCAAACCAACTTTTATCATCAGATTTCAATAATGTACTTGACTTTAACAAACTCTCGCTTCGAATTCTCGGTTGCATGTCCTACATGCACCTCCTGATTGGAGGAGATGCAAGTTTCTTTAGCTTTTATGTTGCTGCCGTGTGTCACAGGGAACATCGTCCTGTTATCGTCACACTTAAATCTGACTTCTCTCTGGAGCCGATGATGTTTTGTTGTGGGGACGACAGTTGGACCATGATACCCAACATGCCAACCTCTCATGGAGGAAATGCTTGTGTTTTTAAAGGATGGCCTTGTGTGGTAGACAAAGCTGGTCGGACTGTCATGATTGGACCGGATTTGACCACTCATTTGATCGCTGAGCCGGTGTTTGGTGGGCAAAATAAAttcttggtcgagagtagtgaGTTTGAGTTGTTGCTGGTGGATAGATATGAAAATTATTGTGTTCCTGTATGGATTGATGTGTTTAGGCTTgatgagaaagagaaaaggtGGGTCAAGCTGACGAATTTAGGAGATAAGGTTTTGTTCTTGGGGAATGGATGTTCGTTTTCTGCTTCTGCTTCCGAGTTGGGTTTTGCCAATGGGAATTGTGTCATCTATAGTACGTCTTATAGCTTCCACGGTCTTAATATCAGGAAATGTAAAATGAGTGTTTTTCACTTGGATCAAGGTCAGGCTTCACCTTTGTCGGATTATCCCGAATATTTCAAGTTGTTCTGGCCACCTCCAGCGTGGGTTACTGATTTGCATTTGTAA
- the LOC112420458 gene encoding F-box protein SKIP23 gives MAEADWSQLPKDLLTLISQRIDTEIDLIRFRSICSNWRSSSIPNHHNILPFKFPLLKCEDNSIKYNDNEIIDSINNTDSLFCYLSKRSIFLVKPPPSQLEEKQTLIPRRPWLIRFTQNSHGKTKLFHPLIKYPRPQQEETLAHPRVFDFNKLSVLHLGTDFILDKVNFTSRNRHGIYMLPKTVLAVTCHGKDPLILGSLGYCSYRPLLFRDRDEHWKPIPKMSSLYGDTCVFKGQLYAVHQSGQTVTIGPDSSVELAAQPLGHDSPGWNKMLVESEGRLLLLGIEESSNYFSIDFFELDEKKKKWVRLMDFDEKEKKWVKLRNFGDRVFFIGRGCSFSASASDLCIQKGNCAIFIDESVLHNNNMVRGKRVFHLDQDRLSRGSKYLNLFLPPEWILKI, from the coding sequence ATGGCGGAGGCAGACTGGTCTCAACTCCCAAAGGATCTACTCACTCTGATATCGCAACGAATTGACACCGAAATCGATCTCATTCGATTTCGATCCATTTGTTCCAATTGGCGTTCTTCCTCCATCCCAAATCACCATAACATCTTACCCTTCAAATTCCCACTCCTCAAATGTGAAGATAATTCCATCAAATACAACGACAACGAGATCATTGATTCCATCAACAACACCGACTCTCTATTCTGCTACCTTTCCAAACGCAGTATCTTCCTCGTCAAACCACCACCATCACAACTAGAGGAaaaacaaaccctaattccTCGTCGTCCTTGGTTGATTAGATTTACTCAAAACTCACATGGCAAAACCAAACTCTTTCACCCACTCATCAAATATCCCCGACCACAACAAGAAGAAACACTTGCTCATCCTCGTGTGTTTGACTTCAACAAACTCTCCGTTCTTCACTTAGGAACCGATTTCATCCTCGACAAAGTCAACTTCACATCCCGAAATCGACATGGTATCTACATGCTTCCTAAAACGGTCCTTGCTGTCACGTGCCATGGGAAGGACCCTCTCATACTCGGCTCATTGGGTTATTGTTCCTATCGGCCGCTGCTTTTCCGTGACCGCGATGAACATTGGAAACCGATCCCCAAAATGTCATCTCTCTACGGAGACACCTGCGTCTTTAAAGGGCAGTTGTATGCGGTCCACCAGTCCGGCCAGACTGTTACAATTGGGCCGGACTCAAGTGTCGAGCTAGCAGCTCAACCTTTGGGTCATGATAGTCCTGGGTGGAATAAAATGCTAGTGGAGAGTGAGGGTAGGTTGTTGTTATTAGGTATTGAGGAGTCATCTAATTATTTtagtattgatttttttgagcttgatgagaagaagaagaagtgggTGAGGTTGATGGATTTTgatgagaaggagaagaagtggGTGAAGTTGAGGAATTTCGGGGATAGGGTTTTTTTCATTGGGCGTGGATGTTCGTTTTCTGCTTCTGCTTCAGATCTATGTattcaaaaaggaaattgtGCAATCTTCATTGACGAATCTGTCCTCCATAATAACAATATGGTACGAGGGAAGCGTGTTTTTCACTTAGATCAAGATCGGCTTTCACGCGGGTCAAAATATCTCAACTTGTTCTTGCCACCGGAGTGGATCCTCAAAATCTGA
- the LOC11438255 gene encoding F-box protein At2g17036, with the protein MADADWSELPKDLLNLISQRLDNELDLIRFRSTTTSLNSPFDFIYTPEKIAILTLHGKNPIVLGKFTFSPQPALLKFSNENWKVIPDMSIKFGDICLFKGRLYVVDKNGQTVMVGPDNSNVHLVIEPLVGGGDKKFLVEREGELLLVDIYECFCFEFPGPDAIRVDVFKLDEMEKKWVKLTTLGDSVLFLGNECSFSASASDLCVPRGNCVVFTYGGDFLYFRKMWCGNCVFHMDQGRLSPLSDCPEYFTLFWPPPEWIVKSCLCN; encoded by the exons ATGGCAGATGCAGATTGGTCTGAACTCCCAAAGGATCTTCTCAATCTTATATCGCAACGCCTCGACAATGAACTTGATCTCATTCGCTTTCGATCT ACGACAACTTCCCTAAACTCTCCTTTTGACTTCATATATACTCCTGAAAAGATCGCTATTCTCACGCTCCATGGAAAAAACCCTATTGTTCTTGGCAAGTTCACCTTTTCCCCCCAACCAGCACTGTTGAAATTTAGCAATGAGAATTGGAAGGTGATCCCCGACATGTCAATTAAATTTGGAGACATCTGCCTTTTCAAAGGGCGACTTTATGTTGTCGACAAAAATGGTCAGACAGTTATGGTTGGGCCGGACAACTCGAATGTCCACTTAGTTATTGAACCTTTGGTTGGTGGCGGGGACAAAAAATTCTTAGTcgagagagagggagagttGTTGCTAGTGGACATTTATGAGTGTTTTTGTTTCGAGTTCCCGGGTCCTGATGCTATAAGGGTTGATGTGTTTAAGCTTGATGAGATGGAGAAGAAGTGGGTGAAGTTAACAACTTTAGGGGATAGTGTTTTGTTCTTGGGGAATGAATGTTCGTTTTCTGCTTCTGCTTCGGATTTGTGTGTTCCTAGAGGAAATTGTGTTGTCTTTACTTATGGTGGCGACTTCCTGTATTTTAGAAAGATGTGGTGTGGAAACTGTGTTTTTCACATGGATCAAGGTCGGCTTTCACCTCTGTCTGATTGTCCTGAATATTTTACCTTGTTCTGGCCACCTCCGGAGTGGATCGTCAAAAGTTGCCTTTGTAACTAA
- the LOC11438256 gene encoding F-box protein At2g17036, protein MASVDWSELPKDIIFLISQRLDVELDLIRFRSVCSTWRSSPIPNDHNILPFQFPLLKYVPTPDSISNNNEIIDNIENTSTSFGHLSKRSFFLVKPPQEQQQQETLIRRRPWLIRITQNSSGKTQLLKPPFLSLTSTAFSHLPNVVDFTKFSPQHLATDFIIDKDDLTFQNQHSSYLYPQKILAVTCPEKKPLVLGTLSYCSSKRVLFHDRDKRWTPVSNLSTAHGDICLFKGRFYVVDQSGQTVTVGPDSSTELAAQPLYRRCVRGENRKLLVENEGELLLLDIHQTFFQFSIKFFKLDEMEKKWVKLKKLGGRVLFVGSGCSFSASGWDLCLPKGNCVIFIDTSVLSSDNMAGGNRVFHLDRGQLSHVSEYPECENLFLPPEWILKI, encoded by the coding sequence ATGGCGTCAGTGGACTGGTCTGAGCTTCCAAAGGATATTATCTTTCTGATATCACAACGCCTTGACGTAGAACTTGATCTCATTCGTTTTCGATCAGTTTGTTCAACTTGGCGCTCTTCCCCGATTCCAAATGACCATAACATTTTACCCTTCCAATTCCCACTTCTCAAATATGTTCCAACACCAGATtccatcagcaacaacaacgaGATCATTGATAACATCGAAAACACCAGCACTTCATTTGGCCACCTCTCCAAACGCAGCTTCTTCCTCGTCAAACCAccacaagaacaacaacaacaagaaaccCTAATTCGTCGTCGGCCTTGGTTGATACGAATTACCCAAAACTCAAGTGGTAAAACTCAACTCTTAAAACCACCTTTCTTAAGTCTCACATCTACAGCCTTTTCTCATTTGCCTAATGTGGTTGATTTCACCAAATTCTCCCCCCAACATTTAGCAACCGATTTCATCATTGACAAAGACGACTTAACATTCCAAAATCAACACAGTAGCTACTTGTATCCGCAAAAGATCCTTGCTGTCACATGCCCCGAGAAAAAGCCTCTCGTACTTGGCACATTGAGTTATTGTTCCTCCAAGCGAGTGCTTTTCCATGACCGAGACAAGCGCTGGACACCGGTCTCCAATTTGTCAACTGCCCACGGAGACATCTGCCTGTTTAAAGGGAGGTTTTACGTGGTCGACCAGTCTGGCCAGACAGTTACAGTTGGACCGGACTCGAGCACTGAGTTAGCGGCTCAACCTTTGTATCGACGTTGTGTTCGTGGTGAGAACAGAAAATTGCTGGTGGAGAATGAGGGTGAGTTGTTGTTATTGGAcattcatcaaacattttttcaattcagTATCAAATTCTTTAAGCTTGATGAGATGGAGAAGAAGTGGGTGAAGTTGAAAAAATTAGGGGGTAGGGTTTTGTTTGTGGGGAGTGGATGTTCGTTTTCTGCTTCTGGTTGGGATCTGTGTCTTCCCAAAGGAAATTGTGTCATCTTTATTGACACTTCCGTCCTCTCTAGTGACAATATGGCAGGCGGGAACCGTGTTTTTCACTTGGATCGAGGTCAGCTTTCGCATGTGTCTGAATATCCCGAATGTGAGAACTTGTTCCTTCCACCGGAATGGATCCTCAAAATCTGA